The proteins below come from a single Triticum aestivum cultivar Chinese Spring chromosome 5D, IWGSC CS RefSeq v2.1, whole genome shotgun sequence genomic window:
- the LOC123118999 gene encoding serine/threonine-protein kinase prpf4B isoform X2, whose amino-acid sequence MAGDPSPPGSPGKPRRRRERDDADPAPDADADADASPKRRRHHHHRHHRSHRHRRPDDAQPPPPPSAAADGEDVEEGEILDDAAAGAMEVDPASPRADPELAGDHAATNSAVDVTQPSHSPPSKDEGRLNHTARGSESGGVFSGDEDNNNGEGHGQSHRASRSPRPTKDRGRNHKDERQTLSSNKDSHQRDHTTNRSPPSRNHAQEVHSRNHPRSGEADAKANGSRASPRADPDRDNDDRNGFGRHATRTREDERERSSSRVVRDGHSDRRDSRERYRDETRHSSIDRDNVDRRHRERSSSHSRPDRRESARHTREESRERERQSGSSRHKDHHKRDTSKDRYKDYVTVATGHERDKVRDDRDRGRHRDRESETRRSGAGEERKDRVSTSDRHKDSTRSKYSTSDAHKDRSRSGEKGRDVDSRSDRSREMKENSFKEEDEEEYQEKIEQQLAMQEEDDPEKIKEEARRRKEAIMAKYRQQQAQKQQPESLPRSNDEEARAVDKDETVDMKGDNDSNSTDNEEAENKQDSSDAFVGEADFSVGKSPAHDAVLACAEALGNEGTTGVSGLGEGTPKSERSADMFCDDIFGESPAGFRKLVWLLSVFFRDVNTEVKKIYLLDTLFCLNFEDETYFPSVILKYPFTVYSVRDHFVVQGKGDGLCIEKNALHDNWDDPEGYYTHRFGELLDGRYEITAAHGKGVFSTVVRAKDLKAGKDDPDVVAIKIIRKNETMYKAGKQEVSILEKLASADREDRRHCVRFISSFMYRNHLCLVFESLNMNLREVLKKFGRNIGLKLTAVRAYSKQLFIALKHLKNCKVLHCDIKPDNMLVNDAKNVLKLCDFGNAMLAGMNEVTPYLVSRFYRAPEIILGLPYDHPLDIWSVGCCLYELSTGKVLFPGATNNDMLRLHMELKGPFPKKMLRKGAFTMQHFDQDLNFNAIEEDPVTKKPMRKLILNIKLKDFGSLVSNFPGEDPKMLSNFKDLLEKIFVLDPDKRITVSQALSHPFITGK is encoded by the exons ATGGCCGGAGACCCCTCGCCGCCCGGATCCCCCggcaagccccgccgccgccgggagcgcGACGACGCCGAccccgcccccgacgccgacgccgacgccgacgcctccCCGAAGCGCCGcaggcaccaccaccaccgccaccaccgctcccaccgccaccgccgcccggacGACGCCCAGCCCCCTCCGCCGCCCTCAGCGGCCGCCGACGGAGAAGACGTCGAGGAAGGGGAGATACTAGACGATGCCGCCGCCGGCGCCATGGAAGTCGACCCCGCATCTCCGCGAGCCGACCCG GAGCTAGCCGGCGATCATGCTGCCACCAACTCTGCCGTTGACGTGACGCAGCCTAGTCATTCTCCGCCCTCAAAAGATGAAGGCAGGTTGAATCACACAGCTCGTGGCTCTGAAAGCGGAGGCGTCTTTTCAGGCGACGAGGATAATAATAATGGTGAAGGACACGGACAGAGTCACAGGGCGTCAAGGTCTCCACGGCCGACAAAGGACAGGGGAAGGAATCACAAGGACGAGCGTCAAACTCTGTCCTCTAATAAAGATTCTCATCAGAGAGATCACACCACCAACAGATCTCCTCCCTCCAGGAACCACGCTCAAGAGGTTCATTCTAGGAATCACCCGAGGTCCGGAGAAGCTGATGCCAAAGCTAATGGTTCGCGGGCAAGTCCAAGGGCTGACCCTGATCGTGACAACGACGACAGGAATGGCTTTGGTAGGCATGCAACTAGGACACGGGAGGACGAGAGAGAAAGGAGCAGCAGTCGTGTTGTTCGTGACGGACATAGTGATAGGCGTGATAGCCGGGAAAGATATAGGGATGAAACAAGGCACAGCAGCATAGATAGAGACAATGTTGATCGTAGGCACAGAGAAAGGAGCAGCAGTCATAGTAGACCTGACAGAAGGGAGAGCGCACGCCACACTCGTGAAGAAAGCAGGGAGAGGGAAAGGCAAAGTGGCAGCTCAAGGCATAAAGACCATCATAAAAGGGATACAAGCAAGGATCGTTATAAAGATTATGTCACGGTTGCTACTGGACATGAAAGGGATAAAGTGAGAGATGATAGAGACAGGGGGCGGCACAGGGATAGAGAAAGTGAAACTCGTAGAAGTGGAGCTGGAGAAGAACGCAAGGACAGAGTTAGCACTAGTGATAGGCACAAGGACTCTACACGCTCGAAATATAGCACGTCCGATGCTCATAAAGACAGGTCAAGATCTGGGGAGAAAGGCAGAGATGTAGACAGCAGAAGCGATCGATCTAGAGAAATGAAGGAAAATTCTTTCAA GGAGGAAGATGAGGAAGAGTATCAAGAGAAAATTGAGCAACAGTTAGCAATGCAGGAAGAAGATGACCCTGAAAAAATTAAGGAGGAAGCGAGGAGGAGGAAAGAAGCTATTATGGCGAAATATAGGCAGCAACAAGCGCAGAAGCAGCAACCGGAATCTTTACCTAGAAGCAATGATGAAG AAGCAAGAGCAGTGGATAAAGATGAGACTGTAGATATGAAAGGTGATAATGATAGCAATTCCACGGACAACGAGGAAGCTGAAAATAAGCAGGATTCTTCagatgcttttgttggtgaggcaGACTTCAGTGTGGGCAAGTCCCCTGCTCATGATGCTGTTTTAGCCTGTGCTGAAGCATTGGGCAATGAGGGGACAACTGGTGTTTCAGGCCTTGGAGAGGGTACTCCAAAG AGTGAGAGATCGGCAGATATGTTTTGTGATGACATATTTGGAGAGTCACCTGCAGGATTTCGGAAATTGGTATGGCTCTTATCAGTTTTCTTTAGAGATGTCAATACAGAAGTTAAAAAGATATATCTCCTTGACACCTTGTTCTGTTTGAACTTTGAAGATGAAACTTATTTTCCCAGTGTCATATTAAAATACCCTTTTACTGTTTACTCAGTCCGAGATCATTTTGTTGTGCAGGGCAAGGGAGACGGCTTGTGTATTGAGAAAAATGCTCTGCATGATAATTGGGATGATCCTGagggttactata CTCATCGATTTGGGGAATTGTTGGATGGCCGTTATGAAATTACAGCTGCGCATGGGAAGGGGGTGTTCTCAACAGTCGTGCGGGCAAAGGATCTTAAAGCTGGGAAAGATGATCCTGATGTAGTTGCTATTAAAATTATTCGCAAGAATGAGACAAT GTATAAGGCCGGTAAGCAAGAGGTTTCAATATTAGAAAAACTGGCAAGCGCGGATCGTGAGGACAGGCGCCACTGCGTGCGGTTCATTTCTAGTTTCATGTACCGGAACCATCTTTGCTTAGTTTTTGAATCTTTAAATATGAATCTCCGTGAGGTACTAAAGAAATTTGGTCGCAATATTGGGCTTAAACTGACTGCTGTGAGGGCATATTCAAAGCAGCTTTTCATCGCCCTGAAGCACCTGAAAAACTGCAAAGTTCTGCACTGTGATATAAAGCCAGACAATATGCTG GTGAATGATGCTAAGAATGTCCTGAAGCTATGCGATTTTGGCAATGCTATGCTTGCTGGAATGAATGAGGTCACCCCTTATCTTGTCAGCCGTTTCTATCGGGCACCTGAGATCA TTCTTGGGTTGCCCTATGATCACCCATTGGACATCTGGTCAGTCGGCTGCTGCCTATATGAACTTTCTACTGGAAAGGTCCTGTTTCCAGGTGCAACTAATAATGATATGCTTCGTCTTCATATGGAACTGAAGGGCCCCTTCCCTAAGAAGATGCTCCGAAAG GGTGCTTTCACGATGCAACACTTTGACCAAGATCTCAATTTTAACGCTATTGAGGAAGATCCTGTGACCAAAAAG CCTATGAGGAAGTTGATTCTTAACATCAAACTGAAGGATTTTGGTTCTTTGGTTTCAAATTTTCCTGGCGAGGACCCAAAAATGCTCTCCAATTTTAAAGACCTTCTTGAAAAAATATTTGTCTTAGATCCAGATAAGAGGATAACCGTATCACAGGCACTTAGCCATCCATTTATCACTGGCAAGTGA